From a region of the Pleuronectes platessa chromosome 22, fPlePla1.1, whole genome shotgun sequence genome:
- the sbf1 gene encoding myotubularin-related protein 5 isoform X5, with amino-acid sequence MARLADYFLVVGYDLDKRVEGEGQGRILQRFPEKDWEDSPFPQGIELFCQPSGWQLVPERQPASFFVAVLTDINSERHYCACFTFWECLDNPQLQKAEANELDEVDEDLAVVQAAKVFAPKSLVLVSRLDYTEVFRNCLGLVYTIYVDGLSAPLETVIGNLLTCIIPIAGGSQRTITLGAGDRQVVQTPINDALPVSGSTVAQLFRQLGIVNVLYLLCAALTEHKILFLSNSYQRLTDACRGLLAIMFPLKYCFTYVPILPGKLIEVLSTPTPFIIGVNSFFRSETQELLDVIVADLDGGTVTIPECVHISLLPEPLLQQTQTVLAMILDPELEIADHAFPPVSSQPSALKIQDKEIRAVFLWLFARLFQGYRWCLHIIRIHPEPVIRFHKAAFLGQRSLTEDDFLMKVLDGMAFAGFVSERGPPYRANDLFDDLVANEVDRIRQEETCPHKVMNHVKELAEQLFKNENPYPAVAMRNVQRPTENRQNEPPNKPPFPGLDDVAVQLFIDHATAKLKNAPPVVKVELKAMVPSGPPLGDTVDRNGHVMANSARRLEVVRNCITYIFENKMLEAKKLMPAVLRALKGRAARICLTQELNQHVLQNRAVLDDQQFDYIVRMLNCTLQDCSHMDEHGIAAALLPLVTAFCRKLGAGITQFAYSCVQEHMVWTTMQFWEAMFYSDVQSHIRALYLESEDGEQHKNLEQQDGSGDGREISALDLASEQNRLWPTLSKEMQTERVQKEESTVFSQAIHYANRMSYLLLPLDTSKNRLLRNTGFADVESVSNSYVTNSIAGSMAESYDTESGFEDAESSDVANSVVRFINRFVDKVCNESGVTNEHLKALHTMIPDIVQMHIETLDAVHRESKRLPPIQKPKLLRPILLPGEELVMEGMRVHLIPDGREEATGIMGGPPLLPAEGAIFLTTYRLIFKGTPTDPLVGEQVITRSFPIASLTKEKRISVTIPMDQFVQEGLQLRSCTFQLMKIAFDEEVASDLAEVFRKHMHKLRYPQHVQGTFAFTVGQSGKMVVEHKTKDKNQSLKTLSKNLVKSAKRTIGRQYVTRKKYSPPTWENRSSFQSELDEDEISVSEDLEPQSSLTLSSTMRSSDRQTMSNVVERACCRDYQRLGLGTLSNSLTRSKNEPFRISTVNRMYTVCRSYPGLLIVPQSIPDTTIQRICRCYRQNRFPVVCWRNSRTKAVLLRSAGLHAKGVAGFFKSPNTPSTAPSQAESTSLEQEKYLQAIISSMPSYSENSGRNTLSGFTSTHMSTSDSSDKLRPPKIGALMKQVMGTKEDVPGTFSRGALGQRAKVISLSQPKVSVKARNPARGKWGSIRGSGRLSAYNPDVGTRLAGKESLQANGGPSEALFLRQQKAYLYIIGDKSQLKGGKQDSFQQWEVVPIEVCDVRQVKNSFKKLMKACVPSSQTSDPNMSFLRCLEESEWMALLHRVLQVSVLVVELLDTGSSVMVSLEDGWDVTTQVVSLVQLLSDPYYRTFDGFRLLVEKEWLSFGHKFSQRGAQTLSSQSSGFTPVFLQFLDCVHQIHLQFPMEFEFSQYYLKFLAYHYVSNRFRTFLLDSDYERIELGVLYEEKGGERRSPQVCKSVWDYIDRLNKKTPVFFNYMFCPEDDEVLRPYTFISNLKVWDFYMEETLSEGPSYDWEARVRQERAAEETPEKPDTSGPKSQRHIVWPCYDGLSKVVPDAITKLLQDLQSLEAELGQTSDKWKDTWDKIKTTQRAETKLESKPSFSSSLLMSSNLSHQRRSQGVYLQESAGSSINLAMDCEASATSTPVAGRPSTSTLYSQFQSTESENRSYEGILFKKGALLKPWKPRWFVLDKTKHQLRYYESRQDKECKGVIELAEVESVIPGTPTMGAPKNIDEKAFFDIKTTKRVYNFCAQDSLNAQLWMDSVQSCLSDA; translated from the exons TGGAGGGTGAAGGTCAAGGTCGTATTCTCCAGCGGTTTCCTGAGAAAGACTGGGAGGACAGCCCATTCCCACAAGGCATAGAGCTG TTCTGTCAGCCCAGCGGTTGGCAGTTGGTTCCTGAGCGGCAGCCAGCCTCCTTCTTTGTAGCGGTTTTGACGGACATCAACTCGGAGCGTCACTACTGTGCCTGCTTCACCTTCTGGGAGTGCCTGGACAACCCGCAG CTGCAGAAGGCTGAGGCCAACGAGCTGGACGAGGTAGATGAAGATTTGGCCGTCGTCCAAGCAGCGAAGGTCTTTGCCCCGAAGAGCCTGGTGCTGGTGTCCCGACTAGACTACACCGAGGTGTTCAGG AACTGTCTGGGTCTGGTCTACACCATCTACGTAGATGGCCTGTCTGCCCCTTTGGAAACGGTGATCGGGAATCTCCTCACCTGTATCATCCCCATTGCTGGAGGCTCCCAG CGGACGATAACGTTAGGTGCTGGCGACCGGCAAGTTGTCCAGACTCCCATCAATGACGCGCTCCCTGTCAGTGGCAGCACGGTGGCCCAGCTCTTCAGACAGCTTG GTATAGTCAACGTGTTGTATCTGTTATGCGCTGCCCTGACGGAACACAAGATCCTGTTCCTGTCCAACAGCTACCAGAGACTCACGGACGCCTGCCGCGGACTGTTGGCCATCATGTTCCCCCTCAAATACTG CTTCACCTACGTTCCCATCCTACCTGGAAAACTAATAGAGGTCCTAAGCACTCCCACTCCCTTCATCATCGGTGTCAATTCGTTCTTCCGCTCCGAAACACAAGAGCTG TTGGATGTGATTGTTGCCGACCTGGACGGTGGTACGGTGACCATTCCCgagtgtgtgcacatctccctGCTGCCTGAACCGCTCCTTCAGCAGACACAGACTGTGCTGGCAATG attttgGATCCAGAGCTGGAAATTGCTGATCATGCCTTTCCCCCGGTCTCTTCGCAACCCTCTGCACTTAAGATCCAG gatAAGGAGATCCGTGCAGTGTTCCTGTGGCTGTTCGCTCGGCTCTTCCAGGGCTACCGCTGGTGTCTACACATCATTCGCATTCACCCTGAACCAGTGATCCGCTTCCACAAG GCGGCCTTCCTGGGTCAGAGATCGCTGACGGAGGACGACTTCCTGATGAAGGTGTTGGACGGCATGGCGTTTGCAGGTTTCGTGTCAGAGAGGGGGCCTCCTTACAGAGCCAATGACCTATTTGATGAT CTGGTAGCCAATGAGGTGGATCGGATACGACAAGAGGAGACGTGTCCACACAAAGTCATGAACCACGTCAAGGAGCTCGCTGAGCAGCTCTTCAAAAAC GAGAATCCATACCCCGCAGTGGCGATGCGCAATGTCCAGCGGCCGACAGAAAACCGACAGAACGAGCCACCGAATAAGCCGCCCTTTCCTGGGCTGGACGACGTTGCAGTGCAGCTCTTCATCGACCACGCTACTGCCAAGCTGAAGAATGCCCCTCCCGTGGTCAAGGTGGAGCTCAAGGCCATGGTGCCGTCCGGGCCCCCACTGG GAGACACTGTGGATAGAAACGGACACGTGATGGCCAACAGCGCCCGCAGGCTGGAGGTGGTCAGGAACTGCATCACGTACATCTTTGAGAACAAGATGCTGGAGGCAAAGAAG CTGATGCCAGCTGTACTTCGGGCATTGAAGGGTCGGGCAGCCCGGATTTGTCTGACCCAGGAGCTCAATCAGCATGTCCTGCAGAACCGAGCTGTGCTGGATGACCAGCAGTTTGACTACATAGTTCGCATGTTGAACTGCACCTTACAG GACTGTTCACACATGGATGAACATGGCATCGCAGCTGCCCTGCTCCCATTGGTCACAGCCTTCTGCAGA AAACTCGGCGCAGGCATCACTCAGTTTGCCTACAGCTGTGTACAGGAGCACATGGTGTGGACCACCATGCAGTTCTGGGAGGCCATGTTCTACAGTGACGTCCAGAGCCATATCAGGGCTCTGTACCTGGAATCAGAGGATGGAGAGCAGCATAAGAACCTG GAGCAGCAGGACGGCTCGGGTGACGGCAGGGAAATCAGCGCCCTGGATCTGGCGTCGGAGCAGAACAGGCTGTGGCCGACACTTAGCAAGGAGATGCAGACGGAGCGAGTACAGAAGGAGGAGAGCACCGTGTTCAGCCAGGCCATCCACTACGCCAACAGGATGAGCTACCTGCTCCTGCCGCTGGACACCAGCAAGAACCGACTGCTGAGGAACACGGGCTTCGCAGACGTGGAGAGCGTTAGCAACAGCTACGTCACAAACAG TATTGCGGGCAGCATGGCGGAGAGCTACGACACCGAGAGCGGCTTCGAAGACGCAGAAAGCTCAGACGTGGCCAACTCTGTGGTGCGCTTCATCAACCGCTTTGTCGACAAAGTGTGCAATGAGAGCGGCGTGACCAACGAGCACCTTAAGGCCCTCCACACCATGATACCAG ATATTGTTCAGATGCACATTGAGACGTTAGACGCAGTCCACAGGGAGAGTAAGAGACTGCCTCCGATCCAAAAG CCCAAGCTGCTGAGGCCGATTCTGTTGCCGGGTGAGGAGCTGGTGATGGAGGGCATGCGGGTCCACCTGATTCCCGACGGCCGCGAGGAGGCCACAGGGATCATGGGAGGTCCACCTCTGCTTCCTGCCGAGGGTGCCATCTTCCTCACCACCTACCGACTCATCTTCAAGGGCACGCCTACAGACCCACTGG TGGGTGAACAAGTGATCACTCGCTCGTTCCCCATCGCCTCTCTGACCAAGGAGAAGAGGATCTCAGTCACTATACCCATGGACCAGTTTGTCCAGGAGGGGCTGCAGCTACGCTCCTGCACCTTCCAG CTCATGAAGATTGCGTTTGATGAGGAGGTTGCGTCAGACCTGGCGGAGGTTTTCAGGAAGCACATGCACAAGCTGCGGTATCCTCAGCACGTCCAGGGCACGTTTGCCTTCACTGTGGGTCAGAGTGGGAAAATGGTGGTGGAGCACAAGACCAAGGACAAGAACCAGTCGCTCAA GACACTTTCCAAGAACCTGGTGAAAAGTGCCAAAAGGACCATAGGTCGGCAGTATGTGACCAGGAAGAAGTATTCTCCGCCCACCTGGGAGAACAGAAGCAGCTTCCAGTCCGAGCTGGATGAAGATGAAATCTCAG TCTCAGAGGATCTGGAACCGCAGAGCTCGCTCACCCTCTCCTCTACCATGCGCTCGTCCGACAGACAGACCATGAGCAACGTGGTGGAGCGAGCGTGTTGTCGAGACTACCAGCGCCTGGGTCTGGGCACGCTCAGCAACAGCCTGACACGTTCCAAGAACGAGCCCTTCAGGATTTCGACTGTAAACCGCATGTACACCGTCTGCAGGAG CTACCCCGGCTTGCTGATAGTGCCTCAGAGTATCCCGGACACGACCATCCAGAGAATCTGCCGCTGCTACCGCCAGAACCGCTTCCCAGTGGTTTGCTGGAGGAATTCGAGAACCAAGGCCGTCCTGCTGCGCTCCGCAGGCCTCCACGCTAAGGGGGTGGCGGGCTTCTTCAAGTCCCCCAACACTCCCAGTAcag ctccctcCCAGGCAGAGTCCACGAGTTTGGAGCAGGAGAAATACCTGCAGGCCATCATCAGCTCCATGCCTTCATACAGTGAGAACAGCGGCAGGAACACACTCAGCGGATTCACCTCCACACATATGAGCACGTCAG ACTCCTCAGATAAGCTGCGGCCGCCTAAGATCGGCGCTCTGATGAAACAGGTGATGGGAACCAAGGAGGATGTTCCTGGAACCTTCAGCAGAGGAG CTCTTGGTCAAAGGGCGAAAgtcatctccctctctcagcccAAAGTGTCTGTTAAGGCCAGGAACCCTGCTAGAG GTAAATGGGGCAGTATCCGAGGCAGCGGGCGTCTAAGTGCCTATAACCCAGACGTGGGGACGCGTCTGGCTGGGAAAGAGTCTCTGCAGGCCAACGGAGGCCCAAGCGAAGCGTTGTTCCTCCGCCAGCAGAAGGCCTACCTCTACATCATCGGAGACAAGTCCCAGCTCAAG GGAGGGAAGCAGGACTCGTTCCAGCAGTGGGAGGTGGTTCCCATCGAGGTGTGTGACGTGCGGCAGGTGAAGAACAGCTTTAAGAAGTTGATGAAGGCCTGCGTGCCGAGCTCCCAGACCTCTGACCCCAACATGAGCTTCCTGCGGTGCCTGGAGGAGTCTGAGTGGATGGCTCTG TTACACAGGGTGCTGCAGGTGTCCGTCCTTGTGGTGGAGCTCCTCGATACGGGCTCATCGGTCATGGTCAGCCTGGAGGACGGCTGGGACGTAACCACACAG GTGGTGTCCCTGGTGCAGCTGCTGTCCGATCCCTACTACAGAACCTTTGACGGCTTCCGGCTGCTGGTGGAGAAGGAGTGGCTCTCGTTCGGCCACAAGTTCAGCCAGCGTGGAGCTCAGACGCTGAGCAGCCAGAGCAGCGGCTTCACTCCCGTGTTCCTGCAGTTCCTGGACTGTGTGCACCAG ATCCATCTCCAATTCCCCATGGAGTTTGAGTTCAGTCAGTACTACCTGAAGTTCTTGGCCTACCACTACGTGTCCAACCGCTTCCGCACCTTCCTGCTCGACTCAGACTACGAACGCATCGAGCTGG GAGTCCTTTATGAGGAGaaaggtggagagaggagaagccCTCAGGTGTGTAAATCTGTGTGGGACTACATCGACAGACTCAACAAGAAAACACCCGTCTTCTTCAACTACATGTTCTGTCCTGAGGACGACGAG GTTCTGCGGCCGTACACCTTCATCTCCAACCTGAAGGTGTGGGACTTCTACATGGAGGAGACCCTGTCGGAGGGGCCGTCCTACGACTGGGAGGCGAGGGTCCGGCAGGAGCGCGCGGCAGAGGAGACGCCGGAGAAGCCCGACACCAGCGGGCCCAAGTCGCAGCGGCACATCGTGTGGCCGTGCTACGACGGCCTGAGTAAGGTGGTGCCCGACGCCATCACcaagctgctgcaggacctgCAGAGTCTGGAGGCGGAGCTCGGTCAAACGTCAGATAAGTGGAAGGACACGTGGGATAAAATCAAGACCACACAGAGGGCGGAGACCAAACTGGAGAGCAAG CCCTCGTTCTCCAGCTCCCTGCTGATGTCGTCCAACCTGAGCCACCAGCGGCGTTCTCAAGGCGTCTACCTGCAGGAGAGCGCGGGGTCTTCCATCAACCTGGCCATGGACTGCGAGGCCAGCGCCACCTCCACGCCTGTCGCCGGTCGGCCGAGCACCAGCACCCTCTACAGCCAGTTCCAGAGCACGGAGAGCGAGAACAG GAGTTATGAAGGTATTTTGTTCAAGAAAGGGGCATTGTTGAAACCCTGGAAACCACGATGGTTTGTCCTGGATAAGACTAAACATCAG CTGAGATACTACGAGAGCAGGCAGGACAAGGAGTGCAAAGGCGTGATCGAGCTGGCGGAGGTGGAGTCTGTCATTCCCGGGACACCGACCATGGGAGCGCCGAAAAACATAGACGAGAAGGCCTTCTTTGAT atcaAGACGACCAAACGAGTGTATAACTTCTGTGCCCAGGACAGCCTGAACGCACAGCTGTGGATGGACAGTGTTCAGAGTTGCTTGTCGGACGCCTAG